The proteins below come from a single Halothiobacillus neapolitanus c2 genomic window:
- a CDS encoding HlyC/CorC family transporter encodes MDEDSSPSRSDEPGWFARLRQQWCISQVKSCSDILTVAKAAAEKQIIPHSTASLIDSVLEFHDSRVRDVMIPRGQMDVINITSTLPQILSEIAETGHSRYPVILENRDEITGILLVKELLHFYAGTPSEEDIAGFTLKNHIRSALYVPESKRLDVLLAEFRLTRTHMAIVLDEFGGVAGLVTIEDVLEEIVGDIDDEYDTAEPVHIREQSANRFTVRALTPIDEFNAHFGTDFSDDEYDTIGGFITHELGHLPRRGEVVCVGGYEFKILGADKRRLHLLLVTVMTPSQIENESTPDHTG; translated from the coding sequence ATGGACGAAGACTCGAGTCCTTCGCGCAGCGACGAGCCAGGCTGGTTCGCTCGGCTGCGCCAACAGTGGTGCATCAGTCAGGTAAAGAGTTGCTCGGATATTCTGACCGTAGCCAAAGCGGCTGCAGAAAAGCAGATCATCCCGCACTCTACCGCCAGCCTGATTGATTCGGTGCTTGAATTTCATGACTCGCGGGTGCGCGATGTCATGATTCCCCGTGGGCAGATGGATGTCATTAATATCACTTCCACTTTGCCTCAAATTCTTTCTGAGATTGCTGAAACCGGCCATTCGCGTTATCCGGTGATTCTGGAGAATCGTGATGAAATCACCGGCATACTTTTGGTAAAGGAGCTGCTGCATTTTTATGCGGGAACGCCTTCAGAAGAGGATATTGCCGGTTTCACCCTCAAAAACCACATTCGTTCTGCGTTATATGTTCCTGAAAGCAAACGACTCGATGTACTCCTCGCGGAGTTTCGCCTGACGCGCACCCATATGGCCATCGTGCTGGATGAGTTTGGTGGTGTGGCGGGTTTGGTCACCATTGAAGATGTGCTTGAAGAAATTGTGGGCGACATCGACGATGAATACGACACGGCCGAGCCCGTGCATATCCGCGAACAGTCTGCCAACCGATTCACTGTCCGCGCGTTGACACCCATCGATGAGTTCAATGCCCACTTCGGCACTGATTTTTCTGACGATGAATACGACACCATCGGCGGCTTCATCACGCATGAACTTGGCCATTTGCCGCGACGCGGAGAAGTAGTTTGTGTCGGTGGATATGAATTCAAGATTCTTGGCGCAGACAAGCGACGGTTACATTTGCTGCTGGTCACCGTGATGACGCCCAGTCAGATCGAGAATGAATCCACCCCGGATCACACCGGATGA
- the ybeY gene encoding rRNA maturation RNase YbeY yields MSKRATVIRQKASVLRCPTAARMQPWVEAALDAANHWQSVALTVRFVDEEEGLSLNQQYRHKKYATNVLSFSYDAPELPEDMASGDEPVYLGDLLICMPVVLNEAASQNKIPATHTAHLVVHGVLHLLGYDHEASAEADQMEQIEVDAMQKLGFENPYSAD; encoded by the coding sequence GTGAGCAAACGCGCCACGGTGATTCGTCAGAAGGCGAGTGTGCTTCGCTGCCCGACGGCCGCACGCATGCAACCTTGGGTAGAAGCGGCATTGGATGCGGCAAATCATTGGCAGTCCGTTGCGCTCACCGTTCGTTTTGTGGATGAAGAAGAAGGCCTGTCGCTGAATCAGCAGTATCGTCACAAAAAATATGCAACAAATGTGCTTTCATTTTCCTACGACGCACCGGAACTGCCAGAAGATATGGCAAGTGGTGATGAACCTGTCTATCTCGGTGATCTGCTGATTTGTATGCCGGTCGTTCTGAACGAGGCGGCAAGCCAAAACAAAATTCCTGCCACGCACACGGCACATCTTGTCGTGCATGGCGTATTACATCTGCTGGGCTACGACCATGAAGCGAGTGCCGAAGCTGATCAGATGGAACAGATCGAGGTGGATGCCATGCAAAAACTCGGATTTGAAAACCCGTATAGCGCAGATTAA